The Pseudomonas sp. Marseille-Q3773 DNA window GATGTCTTTACCTATCTGATTAGAGGGCTTGGTTTTGGCTCAATACGTCTACACCATGCATCGGCTGAGCAAGGTCGTGCCGCCGAAGCGGGAAATTCTCAAGAATATTTCCCTGTCGTTCTTCCCGGGCGCCAAGATCGGCGTGCTCGGCCTGAACGGCGCCGGTAAATCGACCCTGCTGCGGATCATGGCGGGCGTCGACAAGGAATTCGACGGCGAAGCCCGTCCGATGCCCGACATCAACGTTGGCTACCTGCCACAGGAACCGCAACTGGACCCGAACAAGTCGGTGCGCGAAGTGGTCGAGGAAGCGGTCAGTGTGATCAAGGACGCCCAGGCACGCCTGGACGAGGTCTACGCCGCCTACGCCGAACCGGACGCCGACTTCGACAAGCTGGCCGCCGAGCAGGCCAAGCTGGAAGCCATCCTGCAGGCCGCCGACGGCCACAACCTGGAGCGCCAGCTGGACGTCGCCGCCGATGCCTTGCGCCTGCCAGCGTGGGACGCACGCATCGAGCACCTGTCCGGTGGTGAAAAGCGCCGTGTGGCCCTGTGCCGCCTGCTGCTGTCGGCACCCGACATGCTGCTGCTCGACGAACCGACCAACCACCTGGACGCCGACTCGGTGGCCTGGCTGGAGCGTTTCCTGCACGACTTCCCGGGCACCGTGGTAGCCATTACCCACGACCGTTACTTCCTCGACAACGTCGCCGGCTGGATCCTGGAACTGGACCGCGGCGCCGGCATCCCGTACGAAGGCAACTACTCGGGCTGGCTGGAAGCCAAGTCCGAGCGCCTGGCGCAGGAATCGAAGCAGCAGAGCGCTCATGAAAAGGCCATGAAAGAAGAACTGGAATGGGTGCGCAAAGGCGCCAAGGCCCGCCAGTCCAAGTCCAAGGCCCGTCTGCAGCGCTTCGAGGAAATGCAGTCGCAGGAATTCCAGAAGCGCAGCGAAACCAACGAGATCTACATCCCGGCCGGTCCGCGCCTGGGTGACAAGGTCATCGAGTTCAAGAACGTCACCAAGGGCTACGGCGACCGCGTGCTGATCGACAACCTGTCGTTCTCCATGCCAAAAGGCGCCATCGTCGGTGTGATCGGTGGTAACGGTGCCGGTAAGTCGACCCTGTTCCGCATGCTGATGGGCAAGGAGCAGCCGGACTCGGGCAGCATCGAGATCGGTGAAACCGTGCAACTGGCCTGCGTCGACCAGAGCCGTGAAGACCTGGACGGCAGCAAGACCGTGTTCCAGCAGATTTCCGACGGTTCCGACGTGATCCGCATCGGCAACTACGAGATCCCGTCGCGTACCTATGTGGGCCGCTTCAACTTCAAGGGTGGCGACCAGCAGAAGTTCGTCAAGGACCTGTCCGGTGGTGAGCGTGGCCGCCTGCACCTGGCCCTGACCCTGAAGGAGGGCGGAAACGTCCTGCTGCTCGACGAACCGTCCAACGACCTCGACGTCGAAACCCTGCGTTCGCTGGAAGAAGCCCTGCTGGACTTCCCGGGCGCCGCGATCGTGATTTCTCACGACCGTTGGTTCCTGGACCGTGTGGCTACCCACATCCTGGCGTACGAAGACGACTCGAACGTGGTGTTCTTCGAAGGCAACTACACCGAGTACGAAGCCGACCGCAAGAAGCGTCTGGGCGATGCTGCTGCCCAGCCGCACCGTGTCCGGCACAAGAAGCTGGCCCAGTAAGCCGGATTCTGCTGCACAAGAATGGGGCCCTGCGTGGCCCCATTTTTGTGCCTGGCTGAAAGCGCGAACGGGCCTCCGCGCGCTATGTTTTGTATACAGTTACATAAAACGCACCAAATAATTTCATAAAAACGACATTTTGCCCTGTTCCGGTGCAATTGCTTCTTGGTACATTCGGGAAAAAACCAATAAGTCCAATCCTGGGTGAGACGTCTACCATGATCGAATCTGTCGACAATTTCCTCGCACGCCTGAAGCAACGCGACCCGGCCCAGCCCGAATTCCACCAGGCGGTGGAAGAAGTGCTGCGCAGCCTGTGGCCGTTCCTCGAAGCCAACCCCCATTACCTGCAAGCCGGCATTCTCGAGCGCATGGTCGAGCCGGAACGCGCCGTGCTGTTCCGTGTGTCCTGGGTCGATGACCAGGGCAAGGTGCAGGTCAACCGCGGCTACCGCATCCAGATGAGCAGCGCCATCGGCCCGTACAAGGGCGGCCTGCGCTTCCATCCGTCGGTCAACCTCGGCGTGCTCAAGTTCCTGGCGTTCGAGCAGGTGTTCAAGAACTCCCTCACCTCGCTACCCATGGGCGGCGGCAAAGGCGGCTCGGACTTCGACCCGAAAGGCAAGAGCGACGCTGAAGTGATGCGCTTCTGCCAGGCGTTCATGAGCGAGCTGTACCGCCACATCGGCGCTGACCTGGACGTACCGGCCGGTGACATTGGCGTGGGTGCTCGCGAGATCGGCTTCATGTTCGGCCAGTACAAGCGCCTGGCCAATCAGTTCACCTCGGTACTGACCGGCAAGGGCATGACCTACGGCGGCAGCCTGATCCGCCCGGAAGCCACCGGCTACGGCTGCGTGTACTTCGCCGAAGAAATGCTCAAGCGCCAGGACAAGCGCATCGATGGCTGCCGCGTGGCGATTTCCGGCTCGGGCAACGTGGCCCAGTATGCGGCACGCAAGGTCATGGACCTGGGGGGCAAGGTCATCTCGCTGTCCGATTCCGAAGGCACCCTGTACGCCGAGGCCGGCCTGACCGACGCCCAGTGGGATGCGCTCATGGCGCTCAAGAACGTCAAGCGTGGCCGCATCAGCGAGCTGGCCACCCAGTTCGGCCTGGAGTTCCGCAAGGGCCAGACCCCATGGAACCTGCCGTGCGACATCGCCTTGCCGTGCGCCACGCAGAACGAGCTGGACGCCGAGGACGCGCGCACCCTGCTGGGCAATGGCTGTATCTGCGTGGCGGAAGGCGCCAACATGCCGACCACCCTCGCGGCTGTGGATATCTTCCTGGAGGCCGGCATCCTGTATGCGCCAGGCAAGGCCTCCAACGCCGGTGGTGTGGCCGTGTCGGGGCTGGAGATGTCGCAGAATGCCATGCGCTTGCTGTGGACCGCCGGTGAGGTGGACAGCAAGCTGCACAACATCATGCAGTCGATTCACCATGCCTGCGTGCACTACGGTGAAGAGGCCGATGGCCGGATCAACTATGTGAAGGGCGCGAACATCGCCGGTTTCGTGAAAGTGGCGGATGCGATGCTGGCGCAAGGCGTGGTCTGATTCGAGCGTGCCGGGGCCGCGGGCATTCAGGTGTCGCGGCCTTGGTAGAAGCGACCTTGCGTCGCGATGGGCTGCGAAGCAGCCCCGTGGCCTTCAACCCTCACCTCGATGTCGACTACCTCGATCACCTGCTCTCCCGCCGGCCGCCGCCACAGCACTTCATCGCCAGGCCCGGCCCCGAGCAATGCCCGCCCCAGCGGCGAGCCCCAGTTGATCAGCCCGCGCCCCGCATCCGCCTCGTCCTCACCCACCAGCCGCACCACATGCTCCCGGTCCTGGGCATCGACAAACCGCACCCGGCTACCGATCTGCACCTTGCTCCGTGACGTCGCCGCCGGTACCACCTGGGCGCTCTGCAAGCGCGCGTTGAAATAGCGCAAATCCCGCTCGGTATCGGCCAGGCGCTGCTTGTCGCCATGCTCACCTTGGGCCTGCAGCTCGCTGCGCAGGGCATTCAGCTCGGCCACGCGATCCTGCAACTGGCGCAGGCCACTGGCGGTCACGTAGTTGGGTTGTTCGCTGACCCGTCGCTCGACAGGCTGGTCGGCCTGGGCGGCGGCCTGGTCTTCGTTGACGAATGCTCGGCTCATGGCTACCTCCTTGTGCAGGAGACCATCATGGCAGGCTATGGGTTTCCAGGGATGTCCGATTGCGACTCAGTCGTGGCGATAAGCCTTGGCAGCGCCGCGATCCTTCTCCTGTTCCCAGTCGCGGTCGCGCTGGTCCCAGAAACGTTCGTGGTACTGGCGCTGTTCCTCACTGTTCTGCATCGCCTGGCACTGGCGGAAGCCGTCGTCCCAACCTGCTTCGTACTGGCGCTCATGCAGGTAGCGTTGCACATCCTTGCGAAAGTCACCGACCATCAGCCCGGCCGCCTGGCGGCCGCTGCTGCAGCCATCTTCATAGCCGTCGGCGAATGCCGGGGGATAACCGCGGTTGACCATCTGTTCATGGGTCGTTTCGCAACCCGCCAGCAACAAGGCAATGCACAAGCCCGACCAATACCGCGACATGACCACCTGGACCTTCGGAGAGATACCGGAAAGTCTAGGTGGCGATTTGTCGGGGAGCTGTCAAAACAGTGTCAAAGAGTCGGTTGGTTCACAATCAGTAGTGGTACCACTTCAGTTCCAGCATCACCTCGTTCTGTGCCGTCGCCAGGTGACTGAACTCGCGCGAGGCGCTCAGGCGCAGCCCCAGGTTCTGGCTTATTTCCCACTGCTGGTTCAGGCTCACGCTGCGTCGCACCTCGCCATTGCTGAAGTAGTCCCCCTTGGCCTCGAGTGTCATGTTGCCCAGCCCGTTGCGCCATAGCAGTCCGCCGTTGAACCCTGCCGCCGGTGCGATGAACTGGGCAAAGTCGTTGTGGTGCTCGACCCGCAGCGTGCCCAGGGCAAAGCCCAGCAAGCCGTCCGCCAGCTGCCAGGTGCCGCCCGCTCCGCCATTCACATGGCTCACCAGCACTTCGTCATCATGCTTGCCCGGCACCCGTTCCAGCCCGCCGGCCACCTGCCACGACCACGGCTTGAGCAACTCGTTGCGCGGGGTCAGCGAGCGGATGGTGGCCAGGTCCAGGCGCTGTACCTGCCAGTCGTTACCTTCGTACTGGCGCACCTTCAATTGCAGGATCTCGATCTGCGCCCCCAGCGGGAAGCCGTAGGCGTTGTCGTTCAGGTCGTGGTAGGCCATGCGCAGGCCGTATTCGGCGTAGGCGCGGTCCTCGCGGGTGCCCACGCCCAGCTGCCAGGTGCGCGAGTCGTGGCCGTCCTCGGGCAGGCCCGGGCGCTCGATCTGCAGGGGCGGTGGCGGGTTGCTGTTGATCGCCCGCAGCAGTTCGAAACTGCGCTTGGCCTGCCCAGGGTCGCGTTCCTGGCCATTGGCGCGGTAACGCTCCAGACGGTACGCGGCATCCTGCACCAGCGCCTGGCGCTGGCGGGGCAGGGCCTTGAATTCGCGGCTCTGCAGTTGCGCGGTGTCGGCGCTTACAGCCAGCACCTGGCGCTTTTCGTCGTGATCGAGCGGCTCGGCCCGGGCCAGCAGTTCACGTTCGCGGGAGGGACGGTACGTCTCGCTGGCGACCAGGCCGGATTGCTTCACGGCCTTCACCGTGTCGGTGGGGATGGCGGTCAGCGGGAACTGTGAGGTCAGGTCCAGGCTCGGCCGGGCGACCTGCAGCAGCTCCAGCAGGCGATACGAGCAGTTTTCGTCGAAGAAGAAGTAGTCGAACTGGATCTGCTTCAGCTCCCACACATGCTCGACCATACGACCGGTCTCTGCTGGCGTCAGGTCCAGCTGGTATTCCCACAGGTCGCGGTTTTCCAGGCTGCGGTACTCGGAGAGTTTTTCCTGGTAGGGCATCAGCGCGAACAGCCCCGGATAGCCGCCCATGAGGCCTTTCCAGGCATACAGGATGCTGTTGTCGCTGCCTTCGATATAGGCGCCGAAGTTGATCGCGTAGCTCAGCAGCGTGGTGTCGTCGCTACGGGTTTTCGACTGGTCGATGCGCAGCAAGGTATGGCCGAACATCGAGGACGGGCTGTTCAGGTACGCCGCCGGGAAGATCAGCGCCGCGCTGTGCGGGTCGATCGACTGGTACCAGGTGTTGAATTCCTGGCAGGCCGGTTGTGGCAAACCTTGCAGGTCGAGCTGTTCACGCAGCCAGCGGGTGCGCGCGGGGAACCGGCACTGGGCGTGCTGGTCGCCGAGGCTGGCCGGGGCGTACAGCGCTTCGACCGTGGCTTGCAGCTCGTGGTCGGGATGCTGCGCGCCGTCCTCGGCGAGGAAGAATGCGTCATCGTCGACGTAGCTGCGCCAACCGCCAAGCTTGGCAGTTTCGTAATGGCCCAGGGCAATCCAGTAAGGGGTGTTGGCCAGTTGCTGGAGACGGCCGTGGTCCAGCAGCGGTGCGGCATGTACAGGGGCGCAGGCACACAGCGCCAGGGAAACGAGGCGTTTGAGCATGTCGGGCAACTACTTCTTAACGATGCCGGAAAAAGGCGAAACCCGCCCCGGAGCCGGGGCGGGAGCAGCTGCGCTTAGGCCTCGGCAGCGTATTTGGCCAGGCGTGGATCGTTCTTCAGAACGGCCAGGGTGTTGCTGTGGACCGTTTCGGCAGTGACGTCGGCACTGCTGAAGATCTGGTTGAAGTGCTGGTGGGTGACGGCTGCGAAGTAGCCGCGGTCTTCCGGGGCCACGCCGAGTACCACGGCATAGGTGGTCAGTGCTTCGCCCTGGCCCATGGCCATGTCTTCGGACAGCTCGTTCATCATGCCGTTCATGGCGAACCAGGACTTGCCGCCGTAGGTCAGCGAAGCCTTGGTCGAGCAACCGTTGGTGCCGGACGTCATGCCGAAGGTGGCGTTACCGGAGGTGCCGTTGGTGGTGGAAGCCAGGAAGTGTGCCGGAGTGCCGCGCTGGCCTTCGAACAGCATGTTGCCCCAGCCGCAGTTCGGGCCGCCTGGCGCTTCGGCCATGGCGTTAAGCGAAACCACGGTGAACAGAGTACCCAGAAGAATCCGTTTCATAGCATTTGTTCTCTATTTGACTTAACCAAGGGTCAGGGTTTCTGGCAACTCGGTTGCCAGGTCGGGAAAGCTTTTCACCCACCCGCGCAGCTTGGAGTTTAGGCACGATCTAAAGGTTGCGTTGCTGATTGCGAAAAATTTGCTGTCGGATGACCCGTTGCGGCTGCGAGATAAAGTCCCGTGGAGCCTTGCAAGGCGCGCGCGGGCAGCGCCAGAATGCTGCGTATCTGCCCCGCCGAAGTAAGGAAACCCAATGCCCGATCCTGTCGCTGCGCGCCTGCGTCTCGCGCCTGAAGCCCTGACCCGGCGTTTCTCCCCCGAGCAGTTTGCCTTTACCAACACCGACGATCTGGAGCCGTTTCGCGGAGTCCTGGGCCAGGAACGTGCTGTCGAGGCCCTGCAGTTCGGCGTGGCCATGCCACGCCCCGGTTACAACGTTTATGTGATGGGCGAGCCCGGCACCGGCCGTTTCTCGTTCGTCAAGCGCTACCTCAAGGCCGAGGGCAAGCGCCAGCAGACCCCGGCCGACTGGGTTTATGTCAACCACTTCGACGACACCCGCGAACCGCGCGCGCTGGAGTTGCCGTCCGGCAGCGCCGGGGCGTTCATTGCCGACATGAACGGGCTGATCGACAACCTGTTGGCGACCTTCCCGGCGGTGTTCGAACACCCGTCCTACCAGCAGAAGAAAGGCGCCATCGACCGCGCCTTCAACCAGCGTTACGACCGCGCCCTGGATGTGATCGAGCGCGCCTCGCTGGAAAAGGACGTGGCCCTGTACCGCGACGCCAGCAACGTCGCCTTCACCCCGATGGCCGACGGCAAGGCCCTGGATGAAGCCGAATTCGCCCAGCTGCCGGAAGAGGTACGCGAGCAGTTCCACGAAGACATCGCCCTGCTCGAGGAGCGCCTGAACGAAGAACTGGCCAGCCTGCCGCAATGGAAGCGTGAGTCGAACAACCAGCTGCGCCAGCTCAACGAGGAAACCATCACCCTGGCCCTGCAGCCGTTGCTGGCACCGTTGTCGGAAAAATACGCGGAAAACGCGGCCGTCTGTGCCTACCTGCAGTCGGTGCAGTTGAACCTGCTGCGGACCGTGGTCGAGCAACTGGTAGATGACAGCAAGACCGACGCCGTCGCGCGCAAGCTGCTCGAAGAGCAATATGCCCCCAGCCTGGTGGTTGGCCATCACGCTGACGGCGGCGCACCCGTGGTGTTCGAGCCACACCCGACCTACGACAACCTGTTCGGCCGTATCGAATACAGCACCGACCAGGGCGCGCTGTATACCTCGTACCGCCAGCTGCGTCCGGGTGCGTTGCACCGCGCCAACGGTGGTTTCCTGATTCTCGAAGCCGAGAAGATGCTCGGCGAGCCCTTCGTATGGGACGCGCTCAAGCGTGCCCTGCAGTCGCGCAAGCTGAAGATGGAGTCGCCGCTGGGCGAGCTGGGCCGCGTGGCCACTGTCAGCCTGACGCCGCAGATGATCCCGCTGAACGTCAAGCTGATCATCATCGGATCGCGCCAGCTGTACTACGCGTTGCAGGACCACGACTCGGACTTCCAGGAGATGTTCCGGGTGCTGGTGGACTTCGACGAAGACATGCCCATGGTCGACGAGAACCTCGAGCAGTTCGCCCAGTTGCTGCGCACCCGCACCAATGAAGAGGGCATGGCGCCCCTGACCAGTGATGCCGTGGCGCGCCTGGCCACCTACAGCGCCCGCCTGGCAGAGAACCAGTCGCGCCTTTCGGCGCGTATCGGCGACCTGTTCCAGCTGGTCAGCGAAGCCGATTTCATTCGCCAGCTGGCCAGTGACGAAATGACCGACGCCGGCCATATCGAACGTGCTCTCAAGGCCAAGGCGACCCGCACCGGGCGAGTTTCGCAGCGGGTGCTGGACGACATGCTGGCCGGCATCATCCTGATCGACACCGAAGGCGCGGCCATCGGCAAGTGCAACGGCCTGACCGTGCTGGAGGTGGGCGACTCGGCGTTCGGCATGCCGGCGCGTATCTCCGCCACCGTGTACCCGGGCGGCAGCGGCATCGTCGACATCGAACGTGAGGTCAACCTCGGCCAGCCGATCCACTCCAAGGGCGTGATGATCCTCACCGGCTACCTGGGCAGCCGTTATGCCCAGGAATTCCCGCTGGCGATCTCGGCGAGCATTGCCCTGGAGCAGTCCTACGGCTATGTCGACGGCGACAGCGCCTCGCTGGGCGAAGCCTGCACGCTGATCTCTGCCTTGTCGCGCACGCCGCTCAAGCAATGCTTCGCCATCACCGGTTCGATCAA harbors:
- the ettA gene encoding energy-dependent translational throttle protein EttA; translated protein: MAQYVYTMHRLSKVVPPKREILKNISLSFFPGAKIGVLGLNGAGKSTLLRIMAGVDKEFDGEARPMPDINVGYLPQEPQLDPNKSVREVVEEAVSVIKDAQARLDEVYAAYAEPDADFDKLAAEQAKLEAILQAADGHNLERQLDVAADALRLPAWDARIEHLSGGEKRRVALCRLLLSAPDMLLLDEPTNHLDADSVAWLERFLHDFPGTVVAITHDRYFLDNVAGWILELDRGAGIPYEGNYSGWLEAKSERLAQESKQQSAHEKAMKEELEWVRKGAKARQSKSKARLQRFEEMQSQEFQKRSETNEIYIPAGPRLGDKVIEFKNVTKGYGDRVLIDNLSFSMPKGAIVGVIGGNGAGKSTLFRMLMGKEQPDSGSIEIGETVQLACVDQSREDLDGSKTVFQQISDGSDVIRIGNYEIPSRTYVGRFNFKGGDQQKFVKDLSGGERGRLHLALTLKEGGNVLLLDEPSNDLDVETLRSLEEALLDFPGAAIVISHDRWFLDRVATHILAYEDDSNVVFFEGNYTEYEADRKKRLGDAAAQPHRVRHKKLAQ
- the gdhA gene encoding NADP-specific glutamate dehydrogenase, giving the protein MIESVDNFLARLKQRDPAQPEFHQAVEEVLRSLWPFLEANPHYLQAGILERMVEPERAVLFRVSWVDDQGKVQVNRGYRIQMSSAIGPYKGGLRFHPSVNLGVLKFLAFEQVFKNSLTSLPMGGGKGGSDFDPKGKSDAEVMRFCQAFMSELYRHIGADLDVPAGDIGVGAREIGFMFGQYKRLANQFTSVLTGKGMTYGGSLIRPEATGYGCVYFAEEMLKRQDKRIDGCRVAISGSGNVAQYAARKVMDLGGKVISLSDSEGTLYAEAGLTDAQWDALMALKNVKRGRISELATQFGLEFRKGQTPWNLPCDIALPCATQNELDAEDARTLLGNGCICVAEGANMPTTLAAVDIFLEAGILYAPGKASNAGGVAVSGLEMSQNAMRLLWTAGEVDSKLHNIMQSIHHACVHYGEEADGRINYVKGANIAGFVKVADAMLAQGVV
- a CDS encoding DUF4105 domain-containing protein; translated protein: MLKRLVSLALCACAPVHAAPLLDHGRLQQLANTPYWIALGHYETAKLGGWRSYVDDDAFFLAEDGAQHPDHELQATVEALYAPASLGDQHAQCRFPARTRWLREQLDLQGLPQPACQEFNTWYQSIDPHSAALIFPAAYLNSPSSMFGHTLLRIDQSKTRSDDTTLLSYAINFGAYIEGSDNSILYAWKGLMGGYPGLFALMPYQEKLSEYRSLENRDLWEYQLDLTPAETGRMVEHVWELKQIQFDYFFFDENCSYRLLELLQVARPSLDLTSQFPLTAIPTDTVKAVKQSGLVASETYRPSRERELLARAEPLDHDEKRQVLAVSADTAQLQSREFKALPRQRQALVQDAAYRLERYRANGQERDPGQAKRSFELLRAINSNPPPPLQIERPGLPEDGHDSRTWQLGVGTREDRAYAEYGLRMAYHDLNDNAYGFPLGAQIEILQLKVRQYEGNDWQVQRLDLATIRSLTPRNELLKPWSWQVAGGLERVPGKHDDEVLVSHVNGGAGGTWQLADGLLGFALGTLRVEHHNDFAQFIAPAAGFNGGLLWRNGLGNMTLEAKGDYFSNGEVRRSVSLNQQWEISQNLGLRLSASREFSHLATAQNEVMLELKWYHY
- a CDS encoding DUF3015 domain-containing protein, yielding MKRILLGTLFTVVSLNAMAEAPGGPNCGWGNMLFEGQRGTPAHFLASTTNGTSGNATFGMTSGTNGCSTKASLTYGGKSWFAMNGMMNELSEDMAMGQGEALTTYAVVLGVAPEDRGYFAAVTHQHFNQIFSSADVTAETVHSNTLAVLKNDPRLAKYAAEA
- a CDS encoding ATP-binding protein yields the protein MPDPVAARLRLAPEALTRRFSPEQFAFTNTDDLEPFRGVLGQERAVEALQFGVAMPRPGYNVYVMGEPGTGRFSFVKRYLKAEGKRQQTPADWVYVNHFDDTREPRALELPSGSAGAFIADMNGLIDNLLATFPAVFEHPSYQQKKGAIDRAFNQRYDRALDVIERASLEKDVALYRDASNVAFTPMADGKALDEAEFAQLPEEVREQFHEDIALLEERLNEELASLPQWKRESNNQLRQLNEETITLALQPLLAPLSEKYAENAAVCAYLQSVQLNLLRTVVEQLVDDSKTDAVARKLLEEQYAPSLVVGHHADGGAPVVFEPHPTYDNLFGRIEYSTDQGALYTSYRQLRPGALHRANGGFLILEAEKMLGEPFVWDALKRALQSRKLKMESPLGELGRVATVSLTPQMIPLNVKLIIIGSRQLYYALQDHDSDFQEMFRVLVDFDEDMPMVDENLEQFAQLLRTRTNEEGMAPLTSDAVARLATYSARLAENQSRLSARIGDLFQLVSEADFIRQLASDEMTDAGHIERALKAKATRTGRVSQRVLDDMLAGIILIDTEGAAIGKCNGLTVLEVGDSAFGMPARISATVYPGGSGIVDIEREVNLGQPIHSKGVMILTGYLGSRYAQEFPLAISASIALEQSYGYVDGDSASLGEACTLISALSRTPLKQCFAITGSINQFGEVQAVGGVNEKIEGFFRLCEARGLTGEQGVIIPRANVATLMLDERVLQAVENGMFHVYAVSQADEALSLLVGEEAGVLDDKGQFTEGSVNARVVERLREIAEMIGEEEIEKAEKERLEEVIAQAKPA